One genomic segment of Brachyhypopomus gauderio isolate BG-103 chromosome 19, BGAUD_0.2, whole genome shotgun sequence includes these proteins:
- the gbp1 gene encoding guanylate-binding protein 1 translates to MCSPMSEPICLVENRNGSLHVSDRAIQYLEGTNQPVVVVSVVGLYRTGKSYLMNRLAGQQTGFALGSTIESKTKGIWMWCVPHPTISDHTLLLLDTEGLGDVDKGDSKNDAWIFCLAVLLSSTLVYNSRGTIDNTAVENLHYVTELAEQIKIKSPTKEAKDEDEEEEDSQFVQFFPNFIWTVRDFVLELVIEKKGKVTEDQYLDFALQLKKGLGKKDTRYNLPRNCIRNYFPSRKCFVFPLPASQHNMARLESLDERDIDPDFLKVTQHFCDYVFMKSKVKTLKGGQRVTGRMFGHLASLYVDTISSGKVPCLENAVVAMAKIENQAAVQEGLKVYQSGMEQVKTRFPVSLTTISAEHQNFSNIATTEFMKHSFKDENSEYLNLLTVAVKKHYTELLLQNAEVSEKKCQKLLSDLYEEMSERLQHGEYAKPGGYELYCRDREDIVTKYKLEPHKGVEAENVLEEFLTNRNVEANSILQTDKKLTENEKQIQEEKEKATLLEQKNKAAEEKQKEMTQIMQVEKENQEERMRQMEKKFEEERKAHEEELGRAMESKLAEQKVLLEKGFKEKAELLGSEIEQLKKEKQEKSGSFLKDILMPVLDIGKDVLSTVLQYRVMKSGLKRGIF, encoded by the exons ATGTGTAGCCCCATGTCAGAGCCCATTTGTTTGGTGGAAAATCGAAATGGTTCACTGCATGTAAGTGATCGTGCCATTCAGTACCTGGAGGGAACTAACCAGCCTGTGGTAGTGGTGTCTGTAGTGGGGCTGTACCGCACAGGGAAGTCTTACCTCATGAACCGGCTGGCAGGACAGCAAACAG GTTTTGCTCTGGGCAGCACCATTGAGTCCAAAACGAAAGGCATCTGGATGTGGTGTGTACCACACCCCACTATATCAGATCACACCCTGCTGCTGCTGGACACTGAAGGACTGGGGGATGTGGACAAG GGTGATTCCAAGAATGATGCCTGGATCTTCTGTCTGGCTGTCCTGCTTAGCAGTACTCTGGTTTACAACAGCCGTGGAACTATTGACAACACAGCAGTGGAAAACCTACA CTATGTCACCGAGCTTGCAGAACAGATTAAGATCAAGTCCCCAACGAAAGAAGCAaaggatgaagatgaggaggaagaggactctCAGTTTGTGCAGTTCTTCCCTAATTTTATCTGGACTGTGCGAGACTTCGTTCTAGAGCTGGTGATTGAGAAAAAGGGTAAAGTGACAGAAGATCAGTACCTGGACTTTGCTCTTCAACTGAAGAAAG GTCTCGGTAAGAAGGACACCAGGTACAATCTTCCACGAAACTGTATTCGGAACTACTTTCCAAGCCGCAAGTGTTTTGTGTTCCCATTGCCTGCCTCGCAACACAATATGGCCCGCCTTGAAAGCTTGGATGAACGTGACATTGATCCTGACtttctgaaggtcacacagcattTCTGTGACTATGTCTTTATGAAGAGCAAAGTGAAAACACTCAAAGGAGGACAAAGAGTTACAGGAAGAA TGTTTGGTCACCTTGCAAGTTTGTATGTGGATACAATCTCTAGTGGCAAAGTGCCCTGTTTGGAAAATGCTGTTGTTGCCATGGCGAAGATCGAGAATCAAGCAGCTGTACAAGAGGGTCTTAAGGTGTATCAGAGTGGGATGGAACAG GTGAAGACTAGGTTTCCAGTCAGTCTGACAACGATTTCTGCTGAACACCAGAACTTCAGTAACATTGCCACCACTGAGTTCATGAAACACTCCTTCAAAGATGAAAACTCAGAGTACCTCAACTTACTCacg GTGGCAGTGAAAAAGCACTATACTGAGCTGCTTCTTCAGAATGCCGAGGTGTCTGAGAAGAAGTGCCAGAAGCTGCTGTCTGATCTGTACGAGGAGATGAGTGAGCGTCTCCAGCATGGGGAATACGCAAAACCTGGAGGATATGAGCTCTACTGCAGGGACAGAGAAGACATTGTTACCAAGTATAAACTGGAGCCTCACAAGGGAGTCGAA gctgagAATGTGCTGGAGGAGTTTCTGACTAATAGAAATGTGGAGGCAAATTCTATTCTCCAGACTGACaagaaactgactgaaaatgaaaaacaaattcAAG aggagaaagaaaaagcaaCTCTACTGGAGCAGAAAAATAAAGCAGCTGAGGAGAAACAGAAGGAAATGACACAAATTATGCAGGTGGAAAAAGAGAACCAGGAGGAGCGCATgagacagatggagaagaagTTTGAGGAGGAAAGGAAAGCGCATGAAGAGGAGCTGGGCAGAGCTATGGAGAGCAAACTAGCAGAACAGAAGGTTCTCCTGGAGAAAGGCTTCAAGGAGAAGGCTGAGCTGCTGGGCAGTGAAATtgagcaacttaaaaaggaaaAGCAAGAAAAATCTGGTAGTTTTCTTAAGGACATTCTCATGCCTGTTCTGGATATTGGTAAAGATGTGTTGTCCACTGTTTTACAATATAGGGTCATGAAGTCAGGTCTGAAGAGAGGCATTTTCTAA